DNA sequence from the Acipenser ruthenus chromosome 20, fAciRut3.2 maternal haplotype, whole genome shotgun sequence genome:
ttttggtgaaaattgtgagtgtttgtcttgttctgactatttgtttgtttgtattcactagacagctaacacgttccagagctgtcgccagaagccagcacaaacccggaacagcactgcactcatatcactttaaaatgtatttgcaccactagcactaattcacgcactaacagacttctgtatgtgttttgtgtgggtgtacaataaaaacaggactatcatttgcggggcaaacccggggattatgaattaagtaatacacgccgctgtattacttaccttcattattgtttactgtttgtttcgctgtcaggcactggacaaaaacaaataaaacaaacctttgcacctggattacaattgtctgtctgttctttaaccTGCacctgttaaccactttgccacagactggTACAGACCAAGCTTATCCAGATTAAAAATACCAGGGAGTTTGTCCACACTGTCCCTTGAGACCTTTCCTCTCTCCAGTGCAGTGCTACTCAACTCTGACCCTCGAcgtccattccagtccaggtctttattccaagcaggtcctcaGTTAGTGAACTGCCTCTTCGCAGGTTCAATCTCAGCAGATTCAACTgttttagaacctgcttggagtaaaaaccaggACTGGACTGGATCTCGAGAGCCAGAATTGAGTGCCACTGCTCTAGTGTAGCACAGGAATGTGTGAAACAGGCATTTGCATTTAGAGCACCGTGTGATTGGAGAGGTCTGTCAGAAAGCATAACTAATGAGCTCAGCAAAACAGACTTGAGATCATTAGAAACCTGTGCTGGTAATGTGTGTTGTAATTCTACATGATGATACTGCAATAAGAAGGAtttgacactttttaaaatgcaattagaagTGCATTTGCAATGTGTAACATGAAGCTGTAACTGGATTATGTGTGGGGCTGCCAGCCCCCCTGAACCCCTACCCCCTGGGACCCCCTTGTGAATAAGATGCATCTCACAGGTTACATCCTGGAGAGCTAAAGGGATGAATACATTAATGCATGCATGTTCTTTCTCATTCTACAGACAGCAACTGTAATCTGTGTCCAGAGAAGTGGATGCAGTTCAATGGAAAGTGCTACTACTTCTCAACTGATAATATGAACTGGAACTCCAGCCGTGATAACTGCACATCAATGGGGGGgcacctggtgattatagagAGCGAGGCAGAGCAGGTACAGAATAGCAATCAACTTCACAAAAATCCTAATGGAGCTGCACAGTCTGACATCACAGTGTGTAGGAACAATTCAGTAATTGATAATTCagagtttatctgggttgattagttctcttattaataatatttaattgacgtgttacaaagatcgaggatttactatgaacacacattcacgcgctagacacaaggaatgtttaataaaTAGTAGTATTttgttaagtacacaaatattaaacagaaatcagaaaagtcagacagtaaatctcttagtctctaagaacaaaacacaagtcaaaagcttTCACTGCATTCATACAGCTAGcagggcaattgaaatatgacaccgcctatcTCCTCACACACAGGGCAGCAACCTCATCAGCCcaagcaagctgtgacgtagctagtaacttgctcacacacatacacgcccacacacacacacataatggtatatagattaaagatatggcaagtttacttttaaagaaattcttcatacaacaatatgaggtagattacttatagttacttcataaagtttcactaaaagttatttcacatgcaaagtgtgtaaactaaataattaacagttcaattctatgtgaatgtgttaccattaattaatttagttccatgaaaggaaaatgcaactggaattatactcaacggttccttgaagcttagacttttggtccgctggtttggTAACTcaaatctgttgaagtgtccagtacaaaaactctcctctcagcaacgaagtcttcaatcccacattggatcaaactcggcaagaaagctttcaattctcgatagaatcaacaaacagctgcagcaAAAttttcagtcctcggtataggatccacaacagctcccatccgctctgtcctcttcactgaatcttttagctgcgcaggtagcagggcacagtttcttttggatactgtggttgtaagtgtacagcagacccagactggtttgtctgataacagatTTGTCTTTTGTCTGCTTCCTTTCGTCCAAcagcttgttgttgcagttgggacttgttgacttctatattttatgtcttccttgcaccaaaccgcttgtgtttgcagttttgcggtctcttcactgtcctttcagcctccCCCAGTCCAGGTGCCCCCCTCCTagccctggtcatcttcagttcagtattcctgccaggaaccaaggggcccttttcttaagacacagcagtttcattaattagtccagttatatcattaatacacattcaggtattaatatcatattcagggaatctGTCCCACAAGTGTCACAGGCATTGCTGCTAACTGGTCCAGCACAAATTACTGAAATTAATCTACcgtattcatttttatatatggATAGGTGGAAGATCAACAAATTCCGttgctactgtatgtatgtatatatagaggGAAAGAgatttcaaaaacagcaaacagttctctatccaaggagaatcaggatctaACAGggtactcatcaatcactagaaatactccATGAAGAATATATACAGACAGGGTTAACACTGCTGGAGAGTCAaaggtgtgttttgtgtttaggaTTTCTTATCGAACCAGGCCGGCAGTATCAAATACTGGATTGGACTGAATGATCAGGCTATAGAAGGACAGTGGCGCTGGATGGACAACACAACTCTAAATCCTAATAAAGCGTGAGTCATTCTCTTTCTGAAATCATTTAGGAAGGTCTACTGTAAAACAGGAAATGACATACCTTGCAGATAGTATAGCCTAAAGTTTACATAAACTGTATATAAACTAATTGCAGTCAGTATGCTATCTCTGAGGCTTAAAGTAGTGAAAATGTCTTGCTCACAAACatgtcatgttttacagtattttaatgatctattctgtattaatcctgctggGGCTTTCCCCTCAAAGCGATTTATAGGCTTGTTTattaatacagtgaaatgaggtccATATATGTTTTAGATCCGCCACTGTTTAGCTCATTAAAATAGCCACCTTCGGTTATTACACCCAAGGATGTGCTTCATATCATCTCATTATCTCATGCCACACTCAGCCTTTTAATGCACAAACTGCAATGCAAAGACCATACGCGACTTCAACTTTAAAAAGTGAAATGGTCAGTCCTCCTAAAGCGTGCCTGTCTCGTGAGGATTGTTCAGTGCAAACTGCTGGGGTTACATTCTGAGCTCATTAGTTGTCCCTTATTGGGCTTGTAAAGCACTTAATCCTAGGAAAAGAGATGAAGAAAACGATACCTGGAACTGGCGTCCAATTCATGTGTGTTTcatgcaaaagtatttttaaactttaCATTTTCATGCAATTAGTAACCGATATAAcgatattgcttttttttaaagcaagcttTAATCACACTTTGTGTTCATTTAATATTTCAGATACTGGGGCAAAAGGGAGGATGGTGTAGAACCCGACAATTATACTGGAGAAGATCCACTGGGGGAAGACTGTGTTCATTTTGCTAAGTATAAAAATTTCACACCCAGCTGGTACGATGCTTCCTGTACTAAGGGTTCATATCAAAGGGTTTGTGAAACAGTGGCAGCGATTATAAAACCATGATATCTgtaatccctccctccctcaaaaCAACTGTAACATCTAAtgcttttaatcattttaatattcttataataataattgacttGAACTGTTTCTTGCTGAGAACTGAACTTTTTGATGGATGTAATGTCTGAGCGCTTTCAAGAGAGGTAGCACCTGTTCTTGTAAAATAAAGGAGTTACTGACTGCTTGCCCAGTCCAGTTAATCCTGAACATATTCAAGGTAATGTTGATCTAATAGGCATCTTGGTTAtcctttagttatttttttttattttcacgcagtgtttttatatgtattaaaTTAGAATTGACTTTAGATTTTTATTTCTATAAACATCTGCTTGATTTATTATTGGTTTAAGTTTGATCTGATTTGATTGCACTCGCTGACgcttgtgtttcctttttttcgGTTGTTTCGGTTCCGCGTTTCCCCCTCCCCGAGTGCATTGATTGGCCAGCAAGAATGACTTCTGTCTCCAGCCCTAGTTGTCATAGCGAACCAAAGCCAAGTGATGTCATTGGCTGGTTTACAACCTGCTCCTCCAGTGGTCTGTCCTTTCTAATTTCACCACggcgtttaaataataataataataataataataataataataataataataataataataataataataaactttattttgtataacgcccttaaaagcaatcatctcagaccgcttcacaattaatagtacagcaataaataaacagattatacataaaaaagcacaaggaaataaaacaatcataacaatcataaaaacgcctttctaaaaaaggaagtctttaaattagctttaaaacactcaaagaaGCCGAGTCCCTTATCTCTAGTGGAATTGAGTTCCATGATttggggcatagcaacagaaggcgCAGGCGAGCAGAAGGGATACACAACAAACAGTGtgagatcagcagagcggaggttgcgagtgggAGGGTAAAAAGATcaaagatctgacagataagtcaGAGCTAGCCCATGAAGTGACTcatatgtcagcattaaaattttaaaataaattctaaacctgataggcagccagtgcaaggcctccaagacaggagtgaTGTGAGCTTTTGTCCTGTGATTGCTGTAAAGTGGAGTGGAAAGGGGCCCCCTTGACGAAGTAAACTACCAGACCGGACCGGAGCAGAGCAGAGATTTTAATAGCGTGACACTTTGGTGTTCTTAAGGAGAAGCACAGTTACTACCGACCGGAATAAGAGACCTGTTGGAAGGTGTTCAGAGGGTGTTTGGTGCGGTGAGTTTTTCGAGTGACACGTTTTGGACgttatgtaaattatatttcatatttGCTATTCGCTTTTAGCTATGTAAAGAAAATCTCTGCTTGTACTGGGTCGAGAGTTTACCTCTGTTACAGTTTTAGTGCCTTGTAATTTGTGATTGGTGTGTATGCTGCTgcttattgttttactgtattgtatgtatttgtattaagaTATTTGGGTTTGTCTCTgatttttttaaaggggaaacTGGGTTGCATAACTTGCTGtattgtattaaattattattatttttttttatcctcccCGGATGTGCAGATACTGTAGTTGTGGGTAATTAGTATTGATTTTGCTTGTCTGTAGTGGTTATAGATTTGTTTATTTGCACAGAAGGTATTTGGAGTTTTCACTGCTGTTTGAAATTGTTTGTATATTTATGTTATTTCTATTtaattatatgtttcttttgcttTATGACTGCGCTTTTGGGATTTGATATGACTGTAAATTGACTGCAATTTAAGATTTAAGGCAAGATCTAGCAATAGCCTGGTGATAACCATTTGTGTTAATGTGCTCTCGTATGTATTTTATCCTTGTGTGTGTAATAAACTTGCTGAACGTGATACCTGCCTTGTTCCTCTTCATCTCTCATTGCCTTCCACTGCCTCTCTCCTGAATCAAAGAACCTTGTTTTAATTGAAATTCGTTTTTATTGGTGGTGTTGTGCGCCCCTCCTTGATTAGCGAGCAGGGGGTTACAGCTCAGCCCGCTTACCACTCTTTTTGGCGGGTGAAtctcaattttgttttaaataactatttCTGGGGGTGCAATTCCCTCAGTGGTGTAATCAGCTATAACAATATCTATGCTCTTTCTGTAGTACTAGCCTTATGATTTAAGGGGTGTTACATTCATATTAGAGAAATGTGAATCCAGAGAGATAATTGAAAGGAGCgcaacctgctgctgctgcttctcagaCAATTCATCACTTTCTTCAGTTAGTGCCTGAGAAGGATGCAAATAAGACAGAAAGTAAGGGAGATAAAAAGGTGGGTTAGCGAGCAAGACTGAGACACAGACTTGGAGGATAAAACACAGAGCCAGCTGATCTTCCCCGAAGCGACCTACTGTTGAAGAACAGACGCACCTTCGTTGTTgtgctttcctccttctcctacaCCTTCAGCACCTATTCTGACATCATTAAAAGGTACAGGCACCCTTGCCGCCCCACAATCTTGCACAACTGAATGCAAAAGGCTGATTTTTCAAAACTAGTCTAACATTAAACAGTTTCTAAAGCAAGTCCAAGTCCTGTTTAAGTTAGACTGGGCAACCTTCAAGCCCTGGTCATTATAAGGTGTGAGTCCTCATTTATTACTTTCAAAACCACAATGTAATTAATGTTATTGCTGATCAAACAAACCAGCAGCAGTGTCCAGTGACATCCTGATTTAATGAACAGTGTGGCTCTGAGTGAAAGGACGGAGGCAGATTCTCTCACATTCAATCCGGAGTAATGTCTTGGCTTCGCCCTTGCACTCATGTCTGTATATTAAATCATTCATATATTTAATGATACATTTGTAGATTCACAATCTCAAAAAGACAAATCTGCTGCTATATGTAATGAATTAGGACCCCCTTTCTATTTCGTAACAAGGGCTGTGTATTGCAAAAAGACATCCCATCTAGTTCAACACTGCTTGCTGTTGCCTACATGTTGTTAATGTTACAGTATGTGCGTTTACTGCAATTGTAGTATAAATCTATAAAGTTTATGCATGTTTTATATGTGtggtaaaaaaaacagtaaatgctacaCAACTGTAGAcaatcacaaaaaaataataagtgtgtgatactgtgtttatttaaaaaaaaaaaaaaaatctgaaaacctGCTGACCACTAACCTTGCAAAATATAATTGAACAAACTTTGATGACTCTCCCCAGCTTTGAGAAATCAGCCTGTTTGCTGAGAGGGAGGCGTGTGGGCGCCAGTCTGTGAAACTGCACCACAGTGGATAACGTGAGGACTTTAGTTTTCAAACCATTTTTATCTTCCCTTTTTGCTATTTTATGTATTGTGTCAAGCATGTGGACTATGGGCTTGGTTTTTAGTAAATGTTCACTCTATTTCAAGAGTATAAATCTGCTTTGTAAATGTCTCTCTTTCCCCCGTGAATGTGTTTTTGAAGAGCTTTATTTACAGATAGTTCATCAAGAATGAGTTTCCAAGCTTTAAAATCAGTCccaatgtttgtatatatttgaGTGTTAAGGACATTTAAATACTTCTTAAATATGAAAAAGATATCCTGCAAAGTAAACCATTGCATCATTgagatctgaaataaataaccccTCCATGccactgtacagaagagtgtttctctcctgtgtttaGAAGGGAGTTTGTCTCAAATGACCCTGGCCAGTCCTGGTGCCTCTTAACCCTGTATCTGCTGCTGTCACCCTCGGACACCTTTGGAAATGAGCTCCTGAAACTCAAGCAGCCTCAGGGTTTGGGTTCCCGGTTCGTTGTTGTTTTTTCCTGGTGAGACCGCTACTAGGCCAGGGGCTGGGAGATTATTATAGGCTGGACTTAATATTTTGCACTgtcaatattttaattgtgtatttaataaaGTATATACCTTTTTACCAAGTACTGCattgtgtgtggttgtgtttgGTGGGTCGGTGCTGGGTTACACTGGGATCCTTGGAGCAGTGGTCGGGTGGGTATCCCGACGTTGTGGCCACGGGGCCACTGTTCTGAAGGTAGAAGAATCTGGGGCAGCTTACagatacgattttgtcacggaggtcatGAATTTGAAATGGATGTAAAACGCATTTGGTTTggcatttcctttaaaaaatgcagtacgTCATGTAGTGGAAATACAAATATGCGAGTAtctgtttggttgtgtatgcacacagcatttacgtgtagctatgtaggtcagctaatgagatttgtattttgtagctgagcgagcatgtaaataaacacagatcgtatgttactgtaaatcccggttgtgatcttcacatacatacactgcttgtctgcttgactcagtctcttctagtttcaataacactgatgaaggcactagccttGCAACACTACATACTGTGATtgtggaaaaataaaatcaaagcatCCCGGGTAGATTACTCTAAGGGGTTATTTTTTTTGTGCGACACCCACAATCAAACCTGACCTAGAGAATCACAGAACACAGCTGTGTAGCGAGTATGAAGGCAGAATCTCAAAGCGTTTTTAGCCATCTTAAGTCACAAGTCAAAGTGGCTGCACAGTTTCCACAACACTGGAAATATGAAGTTGCAGCTGCAATGGATTATGAGATATTAGCTGTAGTAGGTGCAGAGACGATGGGTTCACTAACTCatactataattagggcttctgattttcggttttaaccgatagaaaaaaaaaagaaaccggtggatagccaataaacaccggaaaaactgtgcaaatggttaatcaattcacgttaactttacccttttcccattaaaaaataaaacctattacaaaaataataataaatgcatttctcagtgctgctgagcaatgtcccgccttcctgacttgtatctatcattgattcgttctgaatactttaaacccatcccaactactgagtgacagcacattcctacatttctattgcataagagatttaaaacgagattacaatcaggagggaggcttgttagcaggatttaaagctgtattagagttaagatacagaggatttaaaacagaattgtggcgaaatgtacaaaaatacgtacacacaaaaccccctgaagaatgagcccgtgaccagagggattttgttgtggaagacagaaaaggaaagaaggtacaacttaagtgtgcaagtactgtcgagtcaatactatacatattttgacagaaaaaacaaaaaaacaaaacgctcaagcactttggaaagtaaccaaaaacactaatttcatacaatataacaaaaacgaaagcccccctccaaaaaaaagatttacataaaaatcgaaaatagctcaaaataagcataAAATAATATGATTAATGAAACCCGAAGCCCTAGCTATAATACAGGCTCCCCTTACAGGGATGCTTCAAAAGATACTAAATCACAGAGGTGTACAGCTGATAGAAATGAAACTCagccccaggaaaaaaaaaacaacgttgcagttgttttttttttaaaaaaagaagtatcAGTGCTGAATTTGACaattttgctgtttttttgtagCTTCCTCTTTACAGAAATAACTTTTGACACGGGTTGTTGATTTTGGGGAACTGTGTTCATTACCGTATAATTAAGAATACAGGAAGACTACATCGCCACTGAGATTCAAATAGCTGCTCTAGATCTTGTAGGTTCTTCTTGTGTTCACTTCATGCTGGTCTCCCTCCATTCTGCTACAATCTTACAACAATCTAACAAGATGTCCGGTGAAGTTCTCTACTCCAGTGTCAAGTTCACTCGGAAACCAGGTGACCAAGCAGGTGctaaactgtgtgcaggtgagcaTTGTCTCTGTAAACTTGGTGCTTTATTACATGAAGAACGGTCTCCCTTTAAAATTGTTGCgtacatttttctgtgctttgctGACACACTTGACTGGGTCTCAGACTCCGCTGTGTAACTCTCTTTGCCAGTTTGCAGTGGTAACCAGTTTGCTGTAACCAGACTCGGGTTTCTAGTGttaaatttagaaataccaatAGAGccgataccttttattggactaactaaacaataattaatcacaagctttcaagacatcAGCGTTGTCTTCTTCAGGTGTAAGTAGGATAGAGAAATTGATGTTTTTCCTactatcacatctccttctctttgtccatcAGCTCTAGACTAATaaggctaccatttcatctatcaatgaAATACCTAATGAAACTtcattttttcaatgtttttctgCTCAACAAAGTTAAACAGTTTGCTGGAATGAAGATACAAGTTTTCTGTTTCTGGTTTATGTATTGAACTGCACTGGGAGACATGGTCtcagtttaattgatttaataaaagATACGAGAAAATAGTATGTATACTATAAAGAGTATGTGAGTGTGAATGTGTacgtgtgtgaatgtgtgtgtgtgcgtgtttctgtgtgtgtgaatgtgtgtgtgggtgtttgtgtgcgtgtgtgtgtgaactgCTGCTCTGTTAATGAGATGGAATCCTCTTAAGCCccattcacactggcatgctctacccaggtcagaacctacccgggtcaggacccggtgtcatgcgggtcggctacgcaatttcacacggcttttgataaagcaggatccacctgggtgacagaagcaaacacacaacacatgtatcaatgccccgggagcagcttgttacagacgtttccatccaagcttctctggattgaactgtgagtgttgattagagcaaatgtttctacatccctgttgcaatctggctcatggtgtgtctcaatcaataaAAATATGGCTCatcagaataaacagaaatgttccttgcagtagaaaccttcatgcaggcgtggctgtttgttatttcgttggCTTACGAATGACCGTCATGCATTTTATCTCGCTCGGGTCAAAGCTTGTCgtcccacatcctgaggtgggtcgctgggacccgggtcaacccgggtacaacctaggtacgtggtttcacaggattgtgacccgggtaacCAGAATCcgagtaggagtgccagtgtgaaaggggcttaaaaaagaaacaccacACAGAACAATCCACTGtgagcagagtgttgcagggtgattacactctggtgtaccatctGGACTctgtgattctgagagctctactgaggccaGAGGGGTGCTTTATGTTACGACTAAAACATAAACTGGATCTAAACAACAAGACCCTTTAGAGGGTCCCTTTAAAGCAAGTGCAGAGGCAATGGCAATTTTCCAGAGATGAATGCAGTTTCTGTA
Encoded proteins:
- the LOC131698923 gene encoding C-type lectin domain family 4 member E-like, with the protein product MELLLLNILLYNERIIIIHPFDCHGYSNCNLCPEKWMQFNGKCYYFSTDNMNWNSSRDNCTSMGGHLVIIESEAEQDFLSNQAGSIKYWIGLNDQAIEGQWRWMDNTTLNPNKAYWGKREDGVEPDNYTGEDPLGEDCVHFAKYKNFTPSWYDASCTKGSYQRVCETVAAIIKP